CTTGCGTGGCGGTGTCATCGGGCTGAATTGTCGCTGAAAGTCCGCACGCCAGCGCCACGGACCGGGCGTTCACCTCGGCACGGCTTGCCATACCGCCGCGGCCACGCCGCCGCCGCCTACGCTGAACGGCGGGCTGTCGTCATCGCCATCGAGCTTGAGCACGAAGGCGGCGCTCAGCGCCGACTTGCGGATCCGCGGCCGGGGCTGGTCGCGAATGATATCGTGGACCGCATAGCTTCCCCCGTCATGGGCAGTGATCTCGGGCAGCGTCGCGCCGGGTCCCCATGTCGCGGGCTCCGATGTTGCGCTGGAACGCACCTGCCTGGTTTCCGCAGTCACGGGACCGGCAGGCAGGCGTTCGAGACGCGTATCACCGGCGGGAAGCATGAACGGCTGCAGCCTTGCGTTGCCGGACGAAACTGCCGGGCTGCGCACGCCGGCGGGGTCCTTGATCAATGCGGCAGGGGGCGGAGGCGTTCGGACGCGTCCGGCACGCTCCCCCGCCAGCGCGGGAAGCGAAAGTCCACAGGCAATGGTGCAACCGAGCAGAGCCTTGAGCATCACCGTTTCCCCAAACCAGTGAAGATGCCGCAGGATGACTTGTGTGGGGCAAGGGCGCAATGCGAATTGTCTCGTTCCGCCGCGCCCTGCCCTCACTGCGCCGTAAGTGTATCGAATTCCTCGATCGTCAGCGGCGTCTGGAATTCGAGACCCGCTTCGAAATCATGGGCCCAGACGACGCGTGCGGACCATTGGCCGAGCTTGGGCAGCGTCAGCCAGATCATCGCGCCGGCGCGAAGCTCCGAATAGGTCTGGAGTCGCGCGCCATGGATCGAGAGATCGGTGACGCGGCACAGCGTGCGATCGAGACCGCCGCGGCCGACCCGCGCATCGAGCGACACCGGCGCCCGGGGAACGCGCCGCCGGCCAAGGCTCTCGGCAGGTTCGAACTCGGCCGCGAAGGGTGCATGGATGAGTTGGGTCGCCATGCAGTCAGGCTAACCGCGTCTGGCTAATGCCGCGTTAACGACGAAATCCCGGCGCGGCCGGATCGGGCGAGCCTCGGCTCGTCATGCGATCCGGCCGTGCCGGGATCCCGAAAATATCGAAGCGGGCCTCCGTCGGGCGGCCTGCGCTTACTTCTTGCCGAGCGAGAGACCGCCGAAGCGCTTGTTGAAGCGCGCGACCTGGCCGCCCTGGTCGAGCATCTGGCCACGGCCACCGGTCCAGGCGGGATGCGCCAGCGGATCGATGTCGAGCGTCATCAGATCGCCTTCCTTGCCCCAGGTCGAGCGAGTCTCGAACACGGTGCCGTCGGTCATCTGGACCTTGATCATGTGGTAATCGGGATGCGTGTCTTTTTTCACGATCGAATTCCTTGGAAAAGCCGCCGGTTTCCGACCGGCAGCGGACGCGCGCGACTAGCAGAGGGTTGCGGCGAAGGCAACCTTTGCGCCCGGCGCGGGGAGAATCAGGCTGCGGGCGGCTCCGCGATCATCGCCGTGAATTCGCATTCGGTGGCGACTTCGCCATTCAGCAACGCCCTGCCCGCGAACTTGCAGACCCGGGACCGCTTCTGGATGAACTCGACTTCGAGGCGGAGCAGCACGCCGGGCTCGACGGGCTTGCGGAACTTCACGCCGTCGATCGACATGAAATAGACCAGCTTGCCCGATCCGGCGAGGCCGAGGCTCTCGACGGCGAGCACGCCCGCCGCCTGCGCCAGCGCTTCGACCTGGAGCACGCCGGGCATGATCGGACGCCCGGGGAAATGCCCCTGGAAGAATTCCTCGTTCATCGAGACCGCCTTGATCGCGACGATGCGCTGGTCGAGGACCAGTTCTTCGACGCGATCGACGAGCAGCATCGGGTAACGATGCGGCAGCGCCGCCATCACGCGCTTGATATCAAGCGGGCCGATGGAGACGCTGCCGGTTTCGGTCTCGCTCACCGAGGCTCGGCCGGCTTTGCAGACTGGGTGGTCGCGGCCGGCGCGGGCGCCGCACCCGGCTGTGCCGGGCGCTGCTGCGCGGCCGCCTGCTGATAGGCCTGGATCTGGGCGGCCTGAGCGATCTGCTGCTGGATGGCGAGCGTCTCGCGCGAGGGCTGCCAGTCGGCTGGCGGCTGGATGCCGACGGTCGGCGTGGTCTTGTCGATTTCGGCGACGATCGCCTGGCTGATATTGGCCGAATCCGGCGCATACATGAACACTTCCGGCGACAGCACGACGCTGATCTTGCGGGCGTTCACGACGCGCAGCTGCGCGGCCTCATACTGGCGAAGGACCGACTCGATCGCGAACAGCTCGGCGCGGGCGGCCGGGTTGCTGAGACGCTGCATGTCGTTCTGCGCATTGGTCTGCGCGGTACGGATCTTCTCGATCGCCGGGTTCTTGGCGGTCTGCGCGGCCTTCGCCTCGTCTTCGCTGACCTTGCCGTCCTTGTTGGCGTCGAGCTGTGCGACGAGCGGCTTGAGCTCGTTGTCCAGCGCAGTGCGGCGCTGCTGCATCTGATCGAACGCCGCCTTGTAGGTCGTCGAGATCTGCTGGTTCGCGGCGTTGAACGCCTTGGACGAAGCGACGACGCTGGTCGGGTTCGCATAAGCGATGCCCGCGACCTGCGCCTGTGCGGGCGCTGCGATCACGAGTGCCGCGGGAGCGGCGAGCATCGCCGCGAGGAGTGCTTTCTTGGTAATCATCAGAACTGGGTCCCTACGTTGAATGTCACAAGCTTGGAATCGTCGCCGTCCACCGTCACGAGAGTCTTCGCGACGTCGATGCGGAGCGGCCCGAACGGCGAATTCCAGTTGACGCCAAAGCCCACCGAAATGCGCGGCTTCGCGGAATCGCCGACGAAGCGCTCGAAGAACGGCGTAGTCGGGGAGTTGGCGATCGCGTTGATCGATGTGCCGACGCACGCTGCCGAGGCACTTGCCGAATAGCCGACGGTGCAGGTCGTCAGCGCCCCGGCATTGGTGCCCGTGCTGACGACATAATATTGATTGCCGCTCGCGTCCTTGAGGAAATTATCCTTGGGAAGCAGCGTCGGCGAGCCGTCCGCGTTGAAGACGAGGTTACCCGCGCCATCGGTCTTCTGGGCGAATTCGATCGTCTTGCCCGGCCGGGTGATCCCGAACAGGCTGCCGGCCATCACGAAGATCGACGGGCGCAGGCCCATTTCGGCCGCACCGGCACCGAGCGGAATCTCCAGCTCGGCCTTGGTGAGGTAATAGGCCTTGCCGCCCAGTGCGTCGTCGATGATCTGGTCTTCGTCGGTGACCAGCAGCTGGGTGCCCGCTGCCGCATCGCCGGTATAGCTGATACGCTGCACGCGCGGTCCAACGCCGCGGATGTCGAAGCCGCGGAACTGCGGCTCGCCCAGATAGAAGCGGTCGGTGATGCGCACCGGATCGACGCCCGCGCTGGTCTTCTCCAGGCTATGGATATAGCCGCCCTCGCCCGACATCGAGAAGATGAAGCCGCTGCCGACGTTCCAATATTTCGAGCCCTCGGCACGGGCACGGACATATTTCACTTCGCCGCCGAGACCGGCAAAGTCAGCACCGACGCTGAGGCGCTGGCCGCGGGTGGGACGCAGGCGGCTGTTGAGGCTGTCATAGATCAGCGAGACGCCGACCAGCGAGGTGATGCGGTTGCCGACGGCCTCGCAATAATAGCGGCCCGCCTTGAGCGGATCGCAGACGCCGTTGGTGTAGAAGCTCGACTTGTCGAGCGTGACGTTGTCCTGGCGCAGCGTGTAGCGGCCCGACAGCGTCCAATATTCGGTGAGCGGCAGGCCCGCCACCAGCTGGCCGCCCGTCGCAACCTGGCTGTAGGTCGTGCTGCGGTCGCTGCCGATATAGTTGAAAGCGTTATAGTCCTGGCGGAACAGCGTACCGCCCAGCGCGATGTTGGTGTCGAACAGATACGGCTCGGTAAAGCCCAGCTCCACCGACTTCGAATAGCTCGAATAGTCGACCGATGCCGACACCGTCTGGCCCATGCCGCGGAAATTGCGCTGGCGGATCGATGCTTGGAGGATGAAGCGCTCGAGGCTCGAGAAGCCAGCCGACAGCGTCAGCTCGCCGTTCGGACGCTCTTCGACATTCGCCGCAAGCACGATCCGGTCGGGTGCCGAGCCTTCCTTGCGCTCGATCTCGAACTTGTCCTGGAAATAGCCCAGCGAGTTGATCCGGTCCTGCGAACGCTTGACGAGGAAGGTATTGAAGGCGTCGCCCTCGGCCACGCGGAACTCGCGGCGGACTACCTTGTCCTGCGTCTGGCGATTGCCGGTGATCTCGATCCGCTCGACATAGGTGCGGTTCGATTCGCCGATGTGGAAGTTCATCGTCATCGTCAGCGCTTCGCGGTCGCGCTGGAATTCGGGGCGCACGTCGGCGAACGCATAGCCGAACGCGCCGGCGGTCTCGCTCAACTGCTCGACTGTGTCTTCGACGGCCTTTGCGTTGTAGAACTGGCCTTCCTTGATCGCCAGCGCCGTAGCGAGCCGCTTGTCGTCGAAGTCGCGGATCGCGCTGTCGACGGTCACCGGGCCGAACTTATAGCGCGGGCCTTCCTCGACCACATAAGTGATGATGAAGTCGCGCTTGTCCGGCGTCAGCTCGGCGATCGCCGAGATCACGCGGAAATCGGCATAGCCCTCGGTCAGGTAGAACTGGCGCAGCTTCTGCTGGTCATAGGCGAGGCGATCCTGGTCGTAGCTGGTGTTGGAGCTCAGGATGTTCATCAGGCTCGACGTCTTGGTCGCCATCTCGCCGCGCAGCTTGCCGTCGGAGAACACCTCGTTGCCGATGATGTTGATCTGGCGGACCTTGGACTTGGGGCCCTCGTCGATCTCGAAAATCACATCGACGCGATTCTGGTCGAGGCTGACCATCTTGGGCTCGACATTCGCAGCGAAGCGGCCCTGGCGGCGATACAGCTCGACGATGCGAGCAACGTCGGCGCGGACCGCGGTGCGCGTGAAGATCTGGCGCGGCGCCAGCTTCACTTCCTTGCCAATCTTGTCCTGCTTGAGCCGCTTGTTGCCCTCATAGATCACGCGATTGATCACCGGGTTCTCGCGGATGCGGATCACCAGGTCGCCGGTCTCGACGCCTTCGATTGACACATCGGCCAGCAGCTCCGACGCGAGCAGGTCCTTGATCGCCTGATCGACGGTCTCGTTGGTGTAGGTCTCGCCGGTGCGCAGCCGGGTATAGGAGAGCACCGTTTCGGGTTCGAGGCGCTGGGAGCCCTCGACGCGGAGCGAGCGGATCGTCCGGACCTGCTGCACCGGTACGGGCGCGGGCGCAGCGACGGGCGCCGCAGCCTGGGGCGCGGGCGTCGGCGCCTTCGGGGCGGGAGCGGTCTGCGCAGTTGCGAGTCCCGAGAGCATCGTGCCCGCAAGAAGCGTCGCAGTGGCGCGTGCGCCGAAATGATAAACCTTGATCGTCACATCCCACCCCAAGTCGGATTTCGAGTAATGCCGCTGCCCACGCGACGCCGGAACAACCGCCCCTGCCTTAACCGCATCAGCCGATCAACCCGGCCAGATTTCTCCAGACGCCGAATGCGCCCAGATCGTTCAACGTCACCAGCAGCATCAGCGCCAGTATTGCGATCAAGCCACCCCGGAAGGCCCATTCCATGACCTGCGGCTCGACCGGGCGGCGGCGTACGGCTTCGACTGCGTAGAACAGAAGATGCCCGCCATCCAGCACTGGAACTGGCAACAGGTTGATGAATCCGAGATTAATCGAAATGAGCGCGATGAGGAACACGAACTCTACCGGTCCCATCGCGAGACGCTCGCCGGAGACTTGCGCGATCTTGAGCGGCCCGCCGAGTTCGGAGAGCGACCGGCGGCCGGTGATGATCTGCCCCAGCCCGTCCAGCGTCATCTGGACGATGTCGCCAGTCTGGCGGATGCCGACCAGCGGCGCCTCCAGCACGCCCACCGGCCTGAGCACCGGCTTGCTGCTGCCCACGCCGAGGATGCCGATCCGATATTTGTTGCCGAAGCGGTCCTGCTCCTCACGGACGCCGATCACGGTATCGGCAGCCATCGCCGTGCCGCTGCGCTCGAAATCGACCTGCACCGCTTCGCCGGGGCGAAGCTGGGCATATTTGGCGATGTCGGTGAACGTTTCGACCGAACGTCCGCCCAGCCCGGTGATCCGGTCGCCGGGCTGAAGGCCCGCAATTGCGGCGGCACTGCCCGGCTGCACCGTGCCCACCAGCGACGGCGTGACATTCTGCCCATAAGCGAGCGCGAAGCCGGCAAGGATGACGATCGCCACGATGAAATTGGCAATCGGCCCCGCCGCCACGATGATCGCGCGTTGCCACAGCTTCTTGGCCTGAAACGTCTGCGCGCGCTCGTGCGCGGGCAGCGACAGCCATTCGGGCGAAGGCTGGCTCGCCGGGTTCATGTCGCCGGCAAAACGCACATAGCCGCCCAGCGGCAGCCAGCCGAACTTCCAGCGGGTCCCGCGCTTGTCGGTGATGCCGGCGATCTCGCGACCGAAGCCGATCGAGAATTCCTCCGCCTTCACTCCGAACCACCGCCCGGCGAGATAATGCCCCAGCTCGTGCAGGAAGACGAGCGGTCCGAGCAGCAGGACGAACGCAATGAAATATATCGGGATGGCGGGGGATTCGATCAAAGAACGCAGTCCTTCACACGCTCGCCGGCATACGCCCTCGCCTCGGCGTCGATTGCCAACACGGCATCCAGCGAGTCCGGGGCGGCCGGGTCGTAGCGCGCCAGCGTATCGGCAACGATTGCGGCAATTTCAAGAAATCCGACACGCCCGTCGAGGAATGCCGCCACGGCCACCTCATTGGCGGCATTGAGGATCGCCGGCCGTGCCCCGCCTGCGCTCAGTGCGTCGCGCGCCAGCGTCAGCGCGGGGAAGCGCACCGGGTCCGGCGCCGCGAAGTCCAGCCGGCCGACCCGCGCCAGATCGAGCTGCTCGCACGGCGTCTCCATCCGCTCGGGCCAGGCCAGCGCAAAGGCGATCGGCGTGCGCATATCGGGACTGCCCAGCTGGGCGAGCACCGATCCGTCGATATATTCGACCATCGAATGCACCACCGACTGGGCATGGACGATCACGTCGAGCTGGTCGGCGCGGACGGGGAACAAGTGGAAAGCCTCGATCAGCTCGAGCCCCTTGTTCATCATCGTCGCCGAATCGACCGAGATCTTGGCGCCCATCGACCAATTGGGATGCGCCACTGCCTGTGCCGGCGTGATCGCCCGCATCGCTTCGAGCGAAGTCTCGCGGAACGGACCACCGCTAGCCGTGAGGATGATCCTGCGCACGCCGCGTGGGGCAGTCCGGTCTAGGCACTGAAACACGGCGTTGTGCTCCGAATCGACCGGCAACAGCGTCGTGGCGTGCGCCCGTGCCGCCGCCATCATCACTTCGCCCGCCGAAACCAGCGATTCCTTGTTGGCCAGCGCAACAGTGCCGCCCGCTTCCAGCGCCGCCATCACCGGCTTGAGACCGGCGGTGCCGACGATCGCCGCCATCGTCCAGTCCGCCCGCATGCGCGCTGCATCGCACACCGCATCGGCCCCTGCCCGCGCCTCGATACCGCTCGAACCCAGTGCGTCGCGCAGGCGGTCGAGGCAGTCCGGGTCGGCCACGACGGCGACCTTCGCGCGGGTACGGATCGCTGCAGCCGCCAGCTTGTCCACATCGCGGTTGGCAGCGAGCGCGAGCACCTGGAACTGGTCCGGCGCCCGCTCGATCAGGTCGAGCGTCGAGCTGCCTACCGAACCGGTGGCACCGAGAATCGTCACGGTTTTCATCAGGCGAACGCCAGTACCAGCGCCGCCGCGACCGGGGCCACTGCAACAAGGCCGTCGAGCCGATCGAGCACCCCGCCATGGCCGGGGAGCAGGCTGCCCGAATCCTTGACCCCTGCCCTTCGCTTCAAATGGCTCTCATACAGGTCGCCGAGCTGCGACAGCATCGCCAGCAGCGGCGTACACAGCGCCAGGATGAGCGGCAGGCCGAACCCGGCTGCAAGGATTGCGGCAAACACGCCCGCACCGACAAGCCCGCCGAAAAAGCCGGCCCAGGTCTTGTTCGGGCTGATCGCCGGCGCGAGCTTCGCTCCCCCGATCGCGCGACCGGCGAAATAGGCGGCGGTGTCGCTGGTCCACACGAGCGCCATTGCCCAGAGCGTCAGCAGAAAGCCGTTGGATTGTTCGCGCAATGCCAGCAGCCCGAGCACGGGCAACCCCACATAGAGCGCGCCGAGCGCAAGCTGCGGCTTGCGGACCGCCGCCCCCAGGAAGAAGCAGGCCGCGAATATCAGCCCGAGCGCGAGGAACCCCGGTCCGGCGGCGAGACCCGGCGCCATGATCGCCAGCGGCACGGTGATCGCATATTGCGCCAGCCGCTTCTGCTTCAGCGTCGCGCCGGCAAGATCGGCCCATTCGCCCATCATCAGCAACCCGCCGACAGCGACGAGCAACCAGAAGACGAGGCCCCCGAACCACAGCGCCGCGAACGACACTGCGATCAGGATGACCGCAACGACGAGGCGCTTGCCGAGATCGGAGTTCTTGGCGCTCACAGGCCTCCGAAACGCCGTTGCCGCTGCCCGAACCGGTCGATCGCGTCGGCGAGCGCCTTTTCGTCGAAATCGGGCCACAGCGTGTCGACGAACAGCAATTCGGCATAGGCCGCCTGCCACAGCAGGAAGTTCGACAGGCGCTGCTCGCCAGAGGTGCGGATCAGCAAGTCGAGCGGCGGCAGGTCCGCGGTCTCCAGCTCGGCTTCGAACCGCGCCTCGTCGATCGTGGCGGGATCGAGCGAACCGTACCGCGCCTGTTCGGCGAGGCGGCGCGCAGCGGCCAGTATCTCGGCCTGCGCGCCGTAGTTGAGTGCGATGACCAATGTCGGCCCCGGATTGGTCGCGGTGCGCGCGACTGCGGCGTCGATCATCGTGACCAGATCGGGAGCCAGGCCCCGCCAGTCGCCGATCACCCGGAGCCGCACGCCCTCGCCGACCAGCTCGTCGAGCTCACTCGCCAGGAAATGGCGCAGCAGCCCCATCAGGTCGCGGACCTCGTCCTCGGGACGGCGCCAGTTTTCCGAGGAAAAGGCATAGAGCGTCAGCACGTCGATGCCGAGCGTGCGGGCGGCGCGCGCGACGCGGCGGACCGCCTCTACGCCCTGCTTGTGCCCGGCGATCCGCGGCAGGAAGCGCTTCTTCGCCCAGCGCCCGTTGCCGTCCATGATGATGGCGACGTGGCGCGGAGTCGTTCCCGACGGAAGCTCCGGGGCGGGCCTAGCAGCCATGACCAGCCGCCCGGAGGAGTCCGGCATGCCGTGAACAGCGATGCCGTTCACACGTCACTTGCCCAGGATTTCCTTTTCCTTCGACGCGGCGGCCGCATCGATGTCGGCGATCGTGGCGTCGGTCAGCTTCTGCACTTCGGTTTCGAGGCGCTTGCGCTCGTCCTCGCCGAACAGCCCCTTCTTCTCGTCGGTCTTGAGGCTGTCATTGCCGTCGCGGCGCACGTTGCGGGCGGCGATGCGCGCCTTTTCGGCATATTGGTTGGCGAGCTTGGCGAGCTCCTTGCGGCGCTCCTCGGTCAGGTCCGGGATCGGCAGGCGCAGCGTCTGGCCGTCGGTGATCGGGTTGAGGCCCAGCCCCGCCGAGCGGATCGCCTTTTCGACCGGGCCGACATTGGTCTTGTCCCACACCTGGACCGACAGCATCCGCGGCTCGGGCGCCGAAACGCTGGCGAGCTGGTTGATCGGCATGTGCGAGCCATAGACTTCGACCGAAACCGGATCGAGCAACGTCGTCGATGCGCGGCCCGTGCGCAGGCCCTGGAGGTCGTGCTTGAGCGCCTCGACCGCACCGGCCATGCGGCGCTCGATATCTGCCTTGTCGTAAGCGGCCATTGCCGGCTCTCCTGTTATGCGTCGATTGTTTCGTTTTGGACGATCGTCGAAGCACCCTCGCCGCGCAGCACGGCGGAGAGATTGCCTTCGTCGCGGATGTTGAACACCACGATCGGGATATTGTTGTCGCGGCAAAGCGCCACGGCCGATGCGTCCATCACCTTCAGATTGTCTGCGAGGACACGGTCGTAGCTAAGTGAATCATATCGCTTCGCAGTCGGCACCTTCTTCGGGTCGGCGTCATAGATGCCGTCCACCGAAGTGCCCTTGAACAGCGCGTCGCAGTTCATTTCGGCGGCACGCAGCGCGGCAGTGGTGTCGGTGGTGAAGAACGGCAGGCCGGTGCCCGCGGCGAAGATCACAACGCGGCCCTTCTCCATGTGCCGCTCGGCGCGGCGCCGGACATAGGGTTCGCACACGCTGGCCATCGGGATCGCCGACTGGACCCGCGTCTGCACGCCGATCTTCTCCATCGCGTTCTGCATCGCCAGCGCGTTCATCACGGTCGCGAGCATGCCCATATAATCGGCGCTGGCGCGATCGAATCCCTGCGCAGCGCCCGCAAGCCCGCGGAAGATATTGCCGCCGCCGACGACCATGCAGACTTCCAGGCCGGTCTCGACGGCCTCCTTCACTTCGGTGGCCACGCGGTCACAGGTAGCGGGGTCGATGCCGAACTGGCCCGACCCCATCAGGACCTCGCCCGAGAGCTTGAGAAGGATGCGTTTGAAGCTGGGAGCGGTCATTTGAGCCTTGGGTAGGAGGCGGATAGCGAAGCGGCGCGGACCTTAGAGGTGCCGCGCCGCAGGAACAAGCGGAGATGCCGGGGAGAAACCGTGCAGGCGGAACGCCCCGGCGCCTCGCGTTACTTGGTGAGGCCGGCCGTAGCGGCAACCTCGGCAGCGAAGTCGCTCTCTTCCTTCTCGATGCCTTCGCCGAGCTGGAAGCGGACATAGTCGGTCAGCGTGATCGTCGTGCCGGCGTCCTTGCCGGCCTTGGCGATCACGTCCTGAACCGGGGTCTTGCCGTCCATGACGAACGCCTGGGTGAGCAGCGCGTTCTCCTTCTTGAACTTCTCGATCGGCCCGTTGAGGATCTTCTCGGCGACCTCTGCGGACTTGCCGACGATCTTCTCGGCGTTCTTTTCGCGCAGGATCGCTGCCTCGCGCTCGACGACTTCGGAATCGAGACCTTCGACCGACAGCGCCAGCGGGAAAGCGGCAGCGATGTGCATCGCCAGCTGCTTGCCTAGCGGCTCGAGCACGTCGACGCCGGCATCCGATTCGAGCGCGACGAGCACGCCGATCTTGCCGAGGCCGGGGGCCGCCGCGTTATGGACGTAAGGGATCACGGCGCCCTTGGTCACTTCGACCTTCTTGGCGCGGCGCAGAACCTGGTTCTCGCCGATCGTCGCGATGTTCGCGGTCAGCACGTCCTCGACGCTGCCGCCGGCAGCCATCGCCGCGGCCTTGATCGCATCGACGCTGTCACCCTTTTCGAGTGCAATCGACGTCACTTCGCGAACGAAGCCCTGGAAGATCTCGTTCTTGGCGACGAAATCGGTCTGCGAATTGACTTCGACGGCGACACCCTTGGTGCCGGCGACGGCGACGCCGACCAGGCCTTCAGCGGCGGTGCGGCTCGACTTCTTGGCAGCTGCGGCCAGGCCCTTCGAGCGCAACCAGTCGCTGGCGGCTTCGAGGTCGCCATTGGTCTCGGTGAGTGCCTTCTTGCAATCCATCATGCCGGCGCCGCTCTTTTCGCGGAGCTCCTTCACGGCTGCTGCAGTGATCTCGGCCATGTTTCCATTCCTCTTGCTGGTCGCGGCTCTCGCGCGATGCTCATAAATCAAACCCCGTTCGCCCTGAGCTTGTCGAAGGGGCCGTCTTCTTTGGCCCTGCGAGGGAGAAGAAGTACGGGGCTTCGACAGGCTCAGCCCGAACGGGGTTGGGTCGGCGCTCCGAACTGACGGCCGCCTAGTGCGTGCCTATGTCAGTTCGGAGACAGCCAGTTTCAACTTACGCGTCGATCTGACGCTCGCCCTCTGCAGCCTGCTCGGGCTCGGTCACGGCTGCGGGAGCCTCGGGCTCCGCGGCAGGAGCTTCGAACTCCTCGGCAGTAACGACAGGCGCGTCGGCGGCAGGTGCTTCGTCAGCGACCGGCGCGGGAGCGGCAAGCGCTTCCTCGACCGGGGGCTGCTCGGCGGCGCCGAAGTCGAAGCCCTGGTTGCGCTGCTGCTCCTGGCCACCGCGGGTCGCGGCGATCGCCACGGCTTCGCAATAGAGGCGGATGGCGCGGCTGGCGTCGTCATTCGCCGGAACCGGGAAGGCGATGCCGTCCGGGCTAACGTTCGAATCGAGGATCGCGACGACGGGGATGCCGAGCGTGTTGGCTTCCTTGATCGCCAGCTCTTCCTTGTTCGCGTCGATCACGAACATGATGTCGGGAACGCCGCCCATGTCGCGGATGCCGCCGAGCGAGAGCTCGAGCTTGTCCTTCTCGCGGGTGAGCTGGAGCACTTCCTTCTTGGTCAGGCCGTGCGTGTCGCCCGACAGCTGCTCCTCGAGCGTCTTGAGGCGCTTGATCGAGTTGCTGATGGTCTTCCAGTTGGTGAGCATGCCGCCCAGCCAGCGGTGGTTGACGAAATGCTGGTTCGCGCGGCGTGCTGCCTCGGCGATCGGCTCCTGCGCCTGGCGCTTGGTGCCGACGAAGAGGACCTTGCCGCCGGCGGCGACGGTCGAGTTCACGAATTCGAGAGCGCGCGCGAAGAGCGGCACGGTCTGCGAAAGGTCGATGATGTGGACGCCGTTGCGGTCGCCGAAGATGTAGGGCTTCATCTTCGGGTTCCAGCGGTGCGTCTGGTGACCGAAGTGTGCGCCCGATTCGAGCAACTGCTGCATGGAGACGACTGGTGCCGCCATAGGGATAACTCCTTCCGGTTGAGCCTCTGGGAAGCGGGAACCGGGATCCTGTGATCCCCACGCCAAAAATGGCGGGGGCAGGCATTCACGGCACCGGGTTATGATGCTTCCCATGCGGGGTTGAGGCGGCGCGCTTAGCCGAAGCGAAGCGGTCAGGCAAGTAGAACAAATTTGGAACAACCCATTGACCGCGGAACGTTAACGGAACATAAAGAGTTCAGAAGCGGGGCATGGAACGCCTCACGTCGCCAAAGGGTTGGAATCATTGAATTCCCGCCGGTTGTGCGCGGACAGGAGCTGTACGATGACTGGATTTGCGATCGCCCTGCTGTTCGGGTCCGCCTTCGTGGCCGCCGCCTGGACGCTCTATGCCAGCATCCGGCCGCAGCTTCCCCGCTTTGCCGAACTGCTGCTGCCCGCTTCCGCCCTGCCCGCGCTGCCGCCGCGGCTGAGCCGGGTTACGGTACGTGCGGTTCCGGCGCGGCTGCCGACGCGGAAGCAGCTGCGCGCAGCTGCCTGATCCGGCGATAGCTGCGGACGCTGAACGGAATGACCGCCAGATAGGCGATCGCCAGCAGCGCCAGCGTCGGCCAGGGCGCCGAGACCAACGCCGCGACCAGCACCACCAGCACCGCCAGCGCTTCGAAGCGGAACCGCTCCTTGAGGCGAATCGTCGGCGCATAGGTAGCGATGCTCGAGATCATCAGCACGGCGATGAATGCGGTCCAGGGCGCGATCACCGCGGGG
This genomic stretch from Sphingomonas sp. LM7 harbors:
- a CDS encoding phosphatidate cytidylyltransferase, with translation MSAKNSDLGKRLVVAVILIAVSFAALWFGGLVFWLLVAVGGLLMMGEWADLAGATLKQKRLAQYAITVPLAIMAPGLAAGPGFLALGLIFAACFFLGAAVRKPQLALGALYVGLPVLGLLALREQSNGFLLTLWAMALVWTSDTAAYFAGRAIGGAKLAPAISPNKTWAGFFGGLVGAGVFAAILAAGFGLPLILALCTPLLAMLSQLGDLYESHLKRRAGVKDSGSLLPGHGGVLDRLDGLVAVAPVAAALVLAFA
- the rpsB gene encoding 30S ribosomal protein S2 produces the protein MAAPVVSMQQLLESGAHFGHQTHRWNPKMKPYIFGDRNGVHIIDLSQTVPLFARALEFVNSTVAAGGKVLFVGTKRQAQEPIAEAARRANQHFVNHRWLGGMLTNWKTISNSIKRLKTLEEQLSGDTHGLTKKEVLQLTREKDKLELSLGGIRDMGGVPDIMFVIDANKEELAIKEANTLGIPVVAILDSNVSPDGIAFPVPANDDASRAIRLYCEAVAIAATRGGQEQQRNQGFDFGAAEQPPVEEALAAPAPVADEAPAADAPVVTAEEFEAPAAEPEAPAAVTEPEQAAEGERQIDA
- a CDS encoding isoprenyl transferase; amino-acid sequence: MAARPAPELPSGTTPRHVAIIMDGNGRWAKKRFLPRIAGHKQGVEAVRRVARAARTLGIDVLTLYAFSSENWRRPEDEVRDLMGLLRHFLASELDELVGEGVRLRVIGDWRGLAPDLVTMIDAAVARTATNPGPTLVIALNYGAQAEILAAARRLAEQARYGSLDPATIDEARFEAELETADLPPLDLLIRTSGEQRLSNFLLWQAAYAELLFVDTLWPDFDEKALADAIDRFGQRQRRFGGL
- the tsf gene encoding translation elongation factor Ts, with product MAEITAAAVKELREKSGAGMMDCKKALTETNGDLEAASDWLRSKGLAAAAKKSSRTAAEGLVGVAVAGTKGVAVEVNSQTDFVAKNEIFQGFVREVTSIALEKGDSVDAIKAAAMAAGGSVEDVLTANIATIGENQVLRRAKKVEVTKGAVIPYVHNAAAPGLGKIGVLVALESDAGVDVLEPLGKQLAMHIAAAFPLALSVEGLDSEVVEREAAILREKNAEKIVGKSAEVAEKILNGPIEKFKKENALLTQAFVMDGKTPVQDVIAKAGKDAGTTITLTDYVRFQLGEGIEKEESDFAAEVAATAGLTK
- the pyrH gene encoding UMP kinase is translated as MTAPSFKRILLKLSGEVLMGSGQFGIDPATCDRVATEVKEAVETGLEVCMVVGGGNIFRGLAGAAQGFDRASADYMGMLATVMNALAMQNAMEKIGVQTRVQSAIPMASVCEPYVRRRAERHMEKGRVVIFAAGTGLPFFTTDTTAALRAAEMNCDALFKGTSVDGIYDADPKKVPTAKRYDSLSYDRVLADNLKVMDASAVALCRDNNIPIVVFNIRDEGNLSAVLRGEGASTIVQNETIDA
- the frr gene encoding ribosome recycling factor encodes the protein MAAYDKADIERRMAGAVEALKHDLQGLRTGRASTTLLDPVSVEVYGSHMPINQLASVSAPEPRMLSVQVWDKTNVGPVEKAIRSAGLGLNPITDGQTLRLPIPDLTEERRKELAKLANQYAEKARIAARNVRRDGNDSLKTDEKKGLFGEDERKRLETEVQKLTDATIADIDAAAASKEKEILGK
- a CDS encoding 1-deoxy-D-xylulose-5-phosphate reductoisomerase; amino-acid sequence: MKTVTILGATGSVGSSTLDLIERAPDQFQVLALAANRDVDKLAAAAIRTRAKVAVVADPDCLDRLRDALGSSGIEARAGADAVCDAARMRADWTMAAIVGTAGLKPVMAALEAGGTVALANKESLVSAGEVMMAAARAHATTLLPVDSEHNAVFQCLDRTAPRGVRRIILTASGGPFRETSLEAMRAITPAQAVAHPNWSMGAKISVDSATMMNKGLELIEAFHLFPVRADQLDVIVHAQSVVHSMVEYIDGSVLAQLGSPDMRTPIAFALAWPERMETPCEQLDLARVGRLDFAAPDPVRFPALTLARDALSAGGARPAILNAANEVAVAAFLDGRVGFLEIAAIVADTLARYDPAAPDSLDAVLAIDAEARAYAGERVKDCVL